TCAGAGAGGATTGCAAAAGACATGGAGTGGTTTGAAGAACAAGGTTATGCTATCCCACAAGCATCATCTGTTGGAATAAACTATGCTCAATACCTTTGTGAGTTGTCTGAAAACGAACCGCACGCCTTTCTTTGCCATTTCTACATGATTTATTTCGGTCACACTGCCGGTGGTAGGATGATCGGTAAAAAGGCCAGCCAAATTCAACTAGATTtgagtgtatatatatatggatagATATTACTTATAAATTTGGTTACGACTAGCTAGGTGGAGGAGAAGATTCTCAATGGTAAGGAATTGGAGTGCTACAAATATGAAGGAGAGCTGCCACAACTACTGCAGAATGTTCGAGATAAGCTCAACACACTTGGGGAAGTACGTACGAATTAAGTACCTATAGCAGTATTCCACTTAATTTACATTGAATTAGTAATTACTTGTAATTAGTTTAAACATGCAGAGATGGAGTAGGGAAGAGAAGAATCGATGCCTTGATGAGTTTCAGAACTCTTTCAAATTCGGGGGCGATATCCTCCGTCTTGTACTCCATTGATCACACTACATGAATTGATGCACTTCctttaaatgaataaatgtcATCTATATGTGTACGGACTATGTTATTGTGTGACACAGTTCAACTGAAAGAAACCTTCCACAACAACACCAAATGATTCATACTTTGTGCTGAAGACTTTGAATGGAATGAAAGCATGTCATGAAAAGTGGAAAATTGATTACCTAATTTTGATTCTATTAATTATGAACATGATATTGAAAAATCGACTTGAATCCAATTtgaaatcatcatcatcattttgACTAATTTGGGAAGGCCATAAATACAAAAAGACAAGACTAGACATGCACAAACGCATTAATTTATCAGAGCTTTCGGAATATAAGTTTCAATTTTGGCatttgagattaaatttgttgaccTTTCAGAATATGGAGATGAGGCACACGaatttttcagaataagggatttttttatctttttatctttttttctcttcttttccttATTATTCCCCTtacaaaatactccctccgtcccaagttatttgagctgtatatattccattttggttACATCAaattacttgagtcatttttctttttggctaaaaataaaatatctaattgcacctattttattcttccctcttactttattaatttgtctattttatttaattcactaaacacaactttcttaaatcttatACCGAAAATAAACGCCTAAAGTAACAAGGTtgagagggagtatatgattgGACAACACTACCCACAATAGAATTTGAAAACCCAGTTCTGAAAAGTTGGTATCGTAAATCCCAATTCTGAACCTTCTACCACCGCCCCGCCTTCCTTCTCCTCTTCCTCCCCGCGAGTTCTACAAATTCTGGTGTCACTCTGATTTTGAATCCATTCCTCTACAGCTACTGTTTGGTGGTCCAATCCATTACTATAACTATGCTTACATCTTTTCGGGTAGGGAAACCcccaattttttatgttttagttaATGCAGATTCAatgtttgaaaattaaaattctttagtgctccct
The nucleotide sequence above comes from Salvia hispanica cultivar TCC Black 2014 chromosome 5, UniMelb_Shisp_WGS_1.0, whole genome shotgun sequence. Encoded proteins:
- the LOC125189469 gene encoding heme oxygenase 1, chloroplastic-like codes for the protein MVVVSAGAKSGKKFADEMKMAAMKLHKNKPGEKEPAGLGIATWEPTLEGYLSFLANTKLIYEALENIVDRAVFPHYAELRKTGLERSERIAKDMEWFEEQGYAIPQASSVGINYAQYLCELSENEPHAFLCHFYMIYFGHTAGGRMIGKKVEEKILNGKELECYKYEGELPQLLQNVRDKLNTLGERWSREEKNRCLDEFQNSFKFGGDILRLVLH